The following are encoded in a window of Limibacter armeniacum genomic DNA:
- the rny gene encoding ribonuclease Y: MMEVVVTAVVALIIGVVIGRYLLMLVFKQMETDARQKAERLIEDAKSDAEANKRSKILEAKEKYLKMKSDFDSDVAKRKNQLSVNENRLKQYENKLKQNEAKLKQKEAQLAKQSEQLKKQNTELEDRFNEVADQKQLAIKAKDEAEVLRQEQVSKLEKIANLKADEAREQLVEALQDEARTKASIHIKNIMEEAKLTATKEAKKTIITTIQRTAAEHAIENCVSVFNLENDDLKGKIIGREGRNIRALEASTGVEIIVDDTPEAIIISGFDPVRREIARVSLQRLVADGRIHPARIEEVVTKTRKSIEEEIVELGERTVIDLGIHGLHPELIKMVGRMRFRSSYGQNLLQHSREVAKLAASMASELGLNAKQAKRAGLLHDIGKVWPEEPEVPHAILGMNLAKKYGEHPDVCNAIGAHHDEVEMTTLISPIVQACDAISGSRPGARREMMESYIKRLKDLESMALSFKGVNKCYAMQAGRELRVMVDAENVTDTEASQLSFEVADKIEKEMQYPGQIKVTVIREMRSVNYAK; encoded by the coding sequence ATGATGGAAGTTGTAGTAACAGCAGTAGTTGCCCTGATTATAGGGGTAGTTATTGGCAGATATTTACTGATGCTTGTGTTCAAGCAAATGGAGACGGATGCTCGTCAAAAAGCAGAGAGGCTTATCGAGGACGCTAAGAGTGATGCAGAAGCCAATAAGCGAAGCAAGATACTGGAGGCAAAGGAGAAATACCTGAAGATGAAGTCTGACTTTGATAGTGATGTTGCAAAGCGTAAAAACCAACTCAGTGTTAATGAAAACAGACTGAAACAGTACGAAAATAAACTGAAGCAGAACGAAGCGAAACTGAAGCAGAAGGAAGCTCAGCTGGCAAAGCAATCAGAGCAACTGAAGAAGCAGAATACAGAGTTGGAGGATCGTTTCAATGAAGTAGCAGATCAAAAGCAATTAGCTATAAAGGCAAAGGACGAGGCTGAAGTGTTGCGTCAGGAGCAGGTTTCCAAACTGGAAAAGATTGCAAACCTAAAAGCAGACGAAGCAAGAGAGCAGTTGGTAGAAGCGTTGCAGGACGAGGCACGTACCAAAGCATCAATCCATATTAAGAACATTATGGAAGAAGCAAAGCTTACTGCAACCAAAGAAGCTAAGAAAACGATCATTACGACAATTCAACGTACGGCTGCAGAGCATGCGATTGAAAACTGTGTATCAGTATTCAACCTTGAAAATGATGATTTGAAAGGTAAAATCATCGGTCGTGAAGGTAGAAATATCCGTGCACTGGAAGCCTCTACAGGAGTGGAGATTATTGTGGACGATACACCGGAAGCGATTATCATTTCTGGATTTGATCCTGTAAGAAGGGAAATCGCAAGAGTTTCACTTCAGCGTTTGGTAGCGGATGGACGTATTCACCCTGCAAGAATCGAGGAAGTAGTAACCAAGACTCGTAAGAGTATTGAAGAGGAAATCGTTGAGTTGGGTGAAAGAACAGTGATCGACCTAGGTATTCACGGATTGCACCCTGAGCTGATCAAGATGGTTGGTAGAATGCGTTTCCGTTCATCTTATGGTCAGAACCTGTTACAGCACTCACGTGAAGTAGCCAAGCTTGCAGCATCAATGGCTTCTGAGCTAGGGCTGAATGCAAAACAGGCTAAGCGTGCGGGACTATTGCATGATATTGGTAAAGTATGGCCAGAAGAGCCAGAAGTACCTCACGCAATCTTGGGTATGAACTTGGCAAAGAAATACGGAGAGCATCCTGATGTATGTAATGCGATTGGAGCTCACCATGATGAAGTCGAAATGACGACACTAATTTCTCCAATTGTTCAGGCATGTGATGCAATCAGTGGTTCTCGTCCTGGAGCTAGACGTGAGATGATGGAATCTTATATCAAGCGATTGAAGGATCTGGAGAGTATGGCACTTAGCTTTAAAGGAGTGAACAAGTGTTATGCAATGCAGGCGGGTCGTGAACTGAGAGTGATGGTGGATGCCGAGAATGTAACAGATACAGAAGCAAGCCAACTGTCATTTGAAGTAGCTGACAAGATCGAAAAGGAAATGCAATATCCTGGACAGATCAAGGTGACAGTTATCAGAGAGATGCGTTCTGTGAATTATGCGAAGTAA
- a CDS encoding cell division protein ZapA, which produces MKSQIKIKICEREYTLIADAQEEKLLRKAAYTLNEKIELKRKRLGIASTADLLAMTAFDILVESMGRAEEEAEAVAMLSGLNSLILSGLNTSGQENPEI; this is translated from the coding sequence ATGAAAAGTCAGATTAAAATAAAAATATGTGAACGGGAATATACGTTGATTGCCGATGCTCAGGAAGAGAAACTCCTGAGGAAGGCTGCGTATACCTTGAACGAAAAAATTGAGCTGAAACGCAAACGTTTGGGCATTGCTAGTACTGCGGATCTCTTGGCCATGACTGCTTTCGATATTTTGGTTGAAAGTATGGGACGGGCTGAAGAGGAAGCCGAAGCAGTTGCAATGCTGAGCGGGCTGAACAGCCTGATTTTGTCTGGTCTGAATACCAGCGGACAGGAAAACCCAGAAATCTGA
- the pheT gene encoding phenylalanine--tRNA ligase subunit beta produces MKISLDWLKEFININESAEEISHQLTMSGLEVEGIEEFESIKGGLQGLVIGEVLECGKHPDADKLSLTKVDTGAEEPVQIVCGAPNVAAGQKVVVATVGAMLYPGEGEPFKIKKGKIRGEVSLGMICAEDEIGLGASHDGIMVLDTDLPNGTPAAEYFQIKSDQVFEIGLTPNRIDGASHYGVARDLKVLLDRDIKFPETDDLKVANLSRTITVEVQDAEACPRYTGLTISGLKVAESPTWLKNRLEAIGLAPINNVVDATNYILHGLGQPLHAFDADKVTGDKIIVKRANAGQKFVTLDEAERTLTAQDLMICNTEEPMCIAGVFGGIASGVSDQTTSIFLESAYFAADVIRSTSQHHSIKTDSSFRFERGTDPNMPVRALKVAAKLITELAGGEVTSEIVDIYPNPAQPFEVSVKYKHVDRLIGKHIEPAKVREILEGLEMEFLSDSEESFTVAVPPYRVDVTREADVIEEILRIYGFNNVELAEDLSADYLAHFPKKDSDLLLSKLKSMLAATGANEIMTNSLTSSEYVKLVNSIRDEENVQILNVLSADLDVMRQSLLFTGLESIAHNINRQQRNLKMFEYGKVYRKVEDKYEEDNRLSIFVTGDQNDESWRRKTGKSQFHDLVSLVDRVFQFLNINKFEQDSVESDLFAYGLSYKSGDKVLANVGMVNPKLQKKAGVKQTVFFAEFDWDLLVKRYKQDVTFKEIPKFPEVRRDLSLVLDENVTFASVKGLALKAERKLLKHVNVFDVYKGENLGEGKKSYSVSFTLLDEQKTLTDKVIDKTMQRLITAFENDLGAIIRK; encoded by the coding sequence ATGAAAATATCACTTGATTGGCTGAAAGAGTTTATTAACATCAACGAGTCTGCCGAAGAGATTTCTCACCAACTGACTATGTCGGGCCTTGAAGTAGAAGGTATTGAGGAGTTTGAATCGATTAAGGGAGGACTCCAAGGGCTGGTCATTGGTGAAGTCCTTGAATGCGGTAAACACCCTGATGCAGACAAACTGAGCCTTACTAAGGTGGATACAGGTGCTGAGGAGCCTGTGCAGATTGTTTGTGGTGCACCGAATGTAGCAGCTGGACAGAAAGTAGTAGTAGCAACTGTAGGGGCTATGCTTTATCCAGGAGAGGGTGAGCCATTCAAAATCAAGAAAGGAAAAATCAGGGGAGAAGTATCATTGGGAATGATCTGTGCCGAAGATGAAATCGGTTTGGGTGCTTCGCATGATGGCATTATGGTATTGGATACCGATTTGCCAAACGGTACACCTGCTGCAGAATATTTTCAGATCAAATCTGATCAGGTCTTTGAAATAGGTCTAACACCAAACCGTATTGATGGCGCGTCTCATTATGGCGTAGCGCGTGATTTGAAGGTGTTATTGGATAGGGATATCAAATTCCCAGAAACGGATGATCTGAAAGTAGCTAACCTGTCTCGTACAATTACTGTTGAAGTTCAGGACGCCGAGGCTTGTCCAAGATATACAGGTCTGACGATTTCTGGTTTGAAAGTAGCAGAGTCTCCAACTTGGTTGAAAAACCGTTTGGAAGCTATTGGTTTAGCTCCAATTAACAATGTAGTGGATGCAACCAACTACATTCTTCATGGTTTGGGACAACCACTTCATGCCTTTGATGCAGATAAGGTGACTGGTGACAAGATTATTGTGAAGCGTGCAAACGCAGGACAGAAATTTGTGACACTGGATGAAGCAGAGCGTACTTTGACTGCTCAAGACCTGATGATCTGTAATACTGAAGAGCCAATGTGTATTGCAGGAGTATTCGGTGGTATTGCTTCGGGGGTTTCAGACCAAACAACTAGCATCTTCTTGGAAAGTGCCTACTTTGCTGCGGATGTGATCAGAAGTACTTCACAGCACCATTCCATCAAAACGGATTCATCATTCCGCTTTGAGCGTGGTACAGACCCTAACATGCCTGTAAGGGCATTGAAGGTAGCTGCTAAACTAATCACAGAGTTGGCTGGTGGAGAAGTGACTTCTGAGATTGTTGACATTTACCCAAACCCTGCTCAACCGTTTGAGGTTAGCGTAAAATATAAGCATGTTGACCGTTTGATCGGAAAGCATATTGAGCCTGCAAAAGTTCGTGAGATTCTTGAAGGTCTTGAAATGGAATTCTTGTCAGACTCAGAAGAAAGCTTCACAGTAGCAGTTCCTCCATACAGAGTAGACGTTACAAGAGAGGCAGATGTAATTGAGGAGATTCTACGTATCTACGGTTTCAATAACGTAGAACTGGCAGAGGACTTGTCTGCTGATTACTTGGCTCACTTCCCTAAAAAGGATAGCGACCTGCTGTTGAGTAAGCTGAAGTCAATGTTGGCGGCTACTGGTGCCAATGAGATCATGACAAACTCACTGACGTCAAGTGAATATGTGAAACTGGTCAATAGCATCCGTGACGAAGAAAACGTTCAAATCTTGAATGTACTAAGTGCAGATTTGGATGTAATGCGTCAATCATTGCTGTTTACAGGATTGGAGTCTATAGCACATAATATCAATAGACAGCAGCGTAACCTGAAAATGTTTGAGTACGGCAAGGTTTACCGCAAGGTAGAAGACAAGTACGAAGAAGATAACAGGCTGTCAATTTTTGTTACAGGTGATCAAAATGACGAAAGCTGGAGAAGAAAGACAGGCAAGTCTCAATTCCATGACCTTGTTTCATTGGTGGATCGTGTATTCCAATTCCTGAATATTAATAAGTTTGAGCAAGATTCAGTTGAGTCAGACCTGTTTGCTTATGGATTGTCATACAAGTCAGGAGACAAGGTGTTGGCTAACGTAGGAATGGTAAATCCTAAACTTCAGAAGAAAGCAGGGGTGAAGCAGACTGTTTTCTTTGCGGAGTTTGATTGGGATTTGTTAGTAAAACGCTATAAGCAGGATGTTACTTTCAAGGAAATTCCTAAATTCCCAGAAGTAAGAAGAGACCTTTCACTTGTTTTGGACGAGAATGTCACTTTTGCCTCTGTTAAAGGATTGGCATTGAAGGCTGAACGTAAGCTGCTTAAGCATGTCAATGTATTTGATGTGTATAAAGGAGAAAACTTGGGTGAAGGCAAAAAGTCTTATTCAGTAAGCTTTACGTTGCTGGATGAGCAAAAAACCTTGACTGATAAGGTGATCGACAAAACCATGCAAAGGCTGATTACAGCTTTTGAAAATGACTTGGGAGCGATCATCCGTAAATAA
- a CDS encoding GAF domain-containing protein: MSNGVPFRIISSGELDRLRLEISQQEKQLSAVEEFVHNIAQNEFEVPFKGGSSTPIATVLNSMKEKVQYIMLAEERRQWTIEGISGFDAITRNNQSNVKDLCDKALYYIVRYLKVNQGGLFVVYGEGEDDIHLELQSCYAYERKKYREKKVYPQEGIVGQVFVEKSPLYMTEVPQNYVFITSGLGKATPSCIFVVPITVNDQVYGVLELASFKEFEAFEKEFIMKMCENFGSTLAFVKKAEQTNMLLEETQRQTKKMSLQEEMMRKHVEELRLTQEAMLNKQKEVESANEKLRRNEEVLKKAYESSKQTETLLKKQNRKLEEQEVLHQKHMEEEKEGKALMLKKQEELELLVRKMENQEMVMKIALKTARQREEKYRSTINEQEKEIKRLKEELDKYHS; the protein is encoded by the coding sequence ATGAGTAACGGTGTACCATTCAGAATCATAAGTAGCGGAGAGCTTGATCGACTTCGCTTAGAAATATCACAGCAGGAGAAACAGTTGTCGGCGGTAGAAGAGTTTGTCCATAATATAGCTCAAAATGAATTTGAAGTTCCATTCAAAGGAGGTTCCTCAACGCCAATTGCAACAGTCCTAAACTCCATGAAAGAGAAGGTTCAATACATAATGTTGGCCGAAGAGAGAAGACAGTGGACTATTGAAGGGATATCAGGGTTTGATGCTATCACGCGTAATAATCAGTCGAATGTAAAAGACCTTTGTGATAAAGCTCTGTATTATATTGTCCGTTATTTGAAGGTTAATCAAGGGGGGCTGTTTGTTGTGTATGGAGAAGGTGAGGATGATATACACTTGGAACTACAGTCTTGTTATGCATATGAGCGAAAAAAGTACCGAGAGAAAAAGGTCTATCCGCAAGAGGGAATTGTAGGGCAGGTGTTTGTGGAAAAGTCGCCACTTTACATGACAGAGGTTCCTCAAAACTATGTGTTTATCACCTCAGGCTTAGGCAAGGCTACACCAAGTTGCATTTTTGTGGTTCCGATTACAGTTAATGATCAGGTATATGGTGTGTTGGAATTAGCATCTTTCAAAGAATTTGAGGCTTTTGAAAAAGAGTTTATCATGAAGATGTGTGAGAATTTTGGTAGTACATTGGCCTTTGTGAAAAAGGCTGAGCAAACCAATATGCTGTTGGAGGAAACACAACGGCAAACAAAAAAGATGTCCCTTCAGGAAGAGATGATGCGTAAGCACGTGGAAGAGTTGAGGCTAACACAAGAGGCTATGCTTAATAAGCAAAAAGAGGTTGAGAGTGCAAATGAAAAATTGCGTAGAAATGAAGAGGTACTGAAAAAGGCATATGAGTCATCCAAACAGACCGAAACACTTCTCAAGAAACAAAACAGGAAGCTGGAAGAACAGGAGGTGCTGCATCAGAAGCATATGGAAGAGGAGAAGGAAGGCAAGGCTCTTATGTTGAAAAAACAAGAAGAGCTTGAGTTGCTTGTCAGAAAAATGGAAAATCAGGAGATGGTCATGAAGATCGCATTGAAGACCGCTCGTCAGAGAGAAGAGAAGTATAGATCGACGATCAATGAGCAGGAAAAAGAAATCAAACGACTGAAAGAAGAACTGGATAAGTATCACTCATAA
- a CDS encoding chromosome segregation protein SMC, with translation MTEIQQKQNNKTNLLLALIVILVLLNGLQWYLNHRSSQKNQELLENKELELVTTYAKLDSISTQLDQKILELQQLNENVDSLLAIKAELEKEKQELKTSKNIAQNRYLEIKDKVEVYETLLKNKDAEIARLNDVNATLLDQTISLKKEKNTLKDEVSNLKQEKQVMSKKINVASALKAINLKFEQVSRSGRVKEDTEFKERRLDQLRIRFNIDSNPLTPIGAKSIMLRLIEPEGATLYNVSAGSGTFEYNEEEIFYTAKQEILFDNSTQEVIFNYTKEGDLKKGKYTAELYSGGHKMGEGSFILK, from the coding sequence ATGACAGAAATACAACAAAAACAAAATAACAAAACCAACCTTTTGCTTGCCCTGATAGTGATACTGGTTTTACTCAATGGCTTGCAGTGGTACCTGAACCACCGTTCGAGCCAAAAAAACCAAGAGCTGCTTGAGAACAAGGAATTGGAATTGGTTACGACCTACGCAAAACTTGACTCTATATCAACGCAGTTGGATCAGAAAATCCTTGAACTTCAACAACTGAATGAGAATGTTGATTCACTGTTGGCTATCAAAGCAGAATTGGAGAAGGAAAAACAGGAGTTGAAAACATCTAAAAATATAGCTCAAAACCGCTACTTGGAAATCAAAGACAAGGTAGAGGTATACGAGACTTTACTTAAAAATAAAGATGCTGAAATTGCCCGATTAAACGATGTGAATGCCACTCTATTGGATCAGACAATTTCACTGAAAAAGGAAAAGAATACTCTCAAAGATGAGGTCAGTAACCTGAAGCAGGAAAAGCAAGTCATGAGCAAAAAGATCAATGTGGCTTCAGCTTTAAAAGCTATCAACCTCAAGTTTGAACAGGTTAGCAGGAGTGGTCGAGTGAAAGAAGACACTGAGTTCAAAGAACGCCGTCTGGATCAGTTGCGCATCAGATTCAATATCGACTCGAACCCACTTACACCAATTGGTGCCAAGTCAATCATGCTAAGACTGATTGAGCCGGAAGGAGCTACGCTTTACAATGTTTCAGCAGGCTCTGGTACGTTTGAGTATAACGAAGAAGAGATTTTCTATACTGCCAAGCAGGAAATCTTGTTTGACAACTCTACTCAGGAGGTAATCTTCAACTACACAAAAGAAGGAGACCTCAAAAAAGGAAAATACACTGCCGAACTATACAGTGGTGGACATAAAATGGGAGAAGGAAGCTTTATACTGAAATAG
- a CDS encoding MATE family efflux transporter, translating to MSLRKYVAHYRDNLKLAIPVVISQAGQTLTNVADNVMIGHYNTLSLSAAAFVNSVFVIFLVLGIGFSIGLTPLVGQAFGQQKYEDTGHLLKHSLLLNVVLSLIVLIILNNSTPLLYHLGQEAEVVTTGITYFKVLNWSMLPIMVFFTFKQFAEGVSSTKPAMVMTLISNGLNVFLNYLLIYGNWGFPELGLDGAGYATLTARIAMALGMAYYTMSSKRFRAFLNTFFDLSYVWSTFKSILKISFPISMQFVMEVAAFAIGAIMVGKIGKTEIAAHQIAIGMASVTFMIASGVASAVTIRTSNQLGAGKIGEARLLTWSALHIIILFMCMTSVVFMLGNRLIPSLHTPDEAVIRIAAPMMIVAAFFQLVDGIQVVTFGALRGISDVKIPTIIAFFAYWVIALPAGYIMAFYLGFNELGIWYGFLLGLSTAAILLTIRFHFATRGKQKNLIAS from the coding sequence ATGTCTTTAAGAAAGTATGTAGCACATTACAGGGATAACCTCAAGCTGGCAATACCAGTTGTAATTTCCCAAGCAGGGCAAACCCTGACAAACGTTGCCGATAACGTAATGATCGGTCATTACAATACACTATCCTTGTCGGCAGCAGCATTTGTCAATAGTGTTTTTGTCATTTTCTTGGTATTGGGCATAGGCTTCTCCATTGGTTTGACACCATTGGTAGGTCAGGCATTCGGTCAGCAAAAGTACGAAGACACAGGACACTTGCTAAAACACAGCTTACTCCTCAATGTGGTGCTTTCGCTTATTGTTTTGATTATCCTTAACAACAGTACCCCATTACTGTATCACTTAGGACAAGAAGCCGAAGTGGTAACAACAGGGATCACCTACTTCAAGGTTTTGAACTGGTCAATGTTACCGATAATGGTCTTCTTTACTTTCAAGCAGTTTGCAGAGGGAGTATCATCCACCAAACCTGCTATGGTAATGACCCTTATCAGTAATGGGTTGAATGTATTCTTGAACTACCTGCTGATTTATGGAAACTGGGGATTTCCTGAACTTGGGCTTGATGGAGCTGGCTATGCCACGCTTACTGCCCGAATCGCAATGGCGTTGGGAATGGCATATTACACAATGTCATCCAAGAGGTTCAGAGCATTCCTGAATACATTTTTCGACCTTTCATACGTTTGGTCAACATTCAAAAGTATCCTGAAAATCAGTTTCCCTATTAGTATGCAATTTGTAATGGAGGTTGCAGCATTTGCTATCGGGGCAATTATGGTTGGCAAGATTGGAAAGACGGAAATTGCGGCACACCAAATTGCCATAGGCATGGCTTCTGTCACTTTCATGATTGCTAGTGGAGTAGCAAGTGCAGTGACCATCCGTACGAGTAACCAATTAGGTGCTGGTAAGATTGGAGAAGCTAGGTTACTGACATGGTCTGCACTTCATATTATCATTCTATTTATGTGTATGACTTCGGTTGTATTCATGTTAGGAAACCGACTTATTCCATCGCTCCATACACCTGATGAGGCTGTTATTAGAATTGCAGCTCCTATGATGATTGTTGCTGCTTTTTTCCAATTAGTAGATGGAATTCAAGTGGTAACTTTTGGTGCGCTTAGAGGAATCTCAGATGTAAAAATACCAACCATTATAGCCTTCTTTGCTTATTGGGTCATTGCCCTGCCTGCAGGTTATATAATGGCATTTTACTTGGGCTTTAATGAACTGGGTATCTGGTATGGTTTCTTACTTGGCTTATCAACGGCTGCCATATTGCTAACCATCAGGTTCCACTTTGCTACAAGGGGCAAACAAAAAAATCTGATTGCAAGCTAA
- a CDS encoding AP2/ERF family transcription factor, with protein MDKGWRLHSAGYAVLQFTRFGRIHTIYMHKMLASEFLDKPDTEKKLFVRMKNGKKLDCRLDNFEWNTMAELRRQQKNSSGYRGVSRDGNKFRAVLYDKGERIYLGMFDTAEEAAKAYDDESVKRFGETNSLNFMQEEEMAVL; from the coding sequence ATGGACAAAGGGTGGAGGCTTCACTCCGCAGGCTATGCGGTACTTCAGTTTACCCGCTTTGGAAGAATCCATACCATTTACATGCACAAGATGTTGGCATCTGAATTCCTTGACAAACCTGATACAGAAAAGAAGCTTTTTGTCCGTATGAAGAATGGGAAAAAGCTGGATTGCCGCCTAGATAACTTTGAATGGAATACGATGGCAGAGCTGAGGAGACAGCAAAAGAACTCTTCTGGTTACAGAGGAGTGTCTAGAGATGGGAACAAGTTTAGAGCAGTATTGTATGATAAAGGTGAGCGTATCTATTTGGGTATGTTTGATACTGCAGAGGAAGCTGCTAAAGCATATGATGATGAGTCTGTAAAGCGATTTGGTGAAACCAACAGTCTCAATTTTATGCAAGAAGAAGAAATGGCTGTACTTTAA
- a CDS encoding Lrp/AsnC family transcriptional regulator, with translation MAIKLDQTDRKILDILQKQAKITNAQLSKDIELSPAPTLERVKKLENSGIIMSYHAKLNTKALGLGVTTFVNVKLAKHNKENNALFLGKIELIPEVIECHHVTGNSHYLLKVITTDIEEYQKILLDKLSEIEEIDDLQSMMVLSTPKDSKTIPIP, from the coding sequence ATGGCTATTAAATTGGATCAGACCGACAGGAAGATTCTGGATATTCTGCAAAAGCAGGCTAAAATTACAAACGCCCAGCTCTCAAAGGATATCGAACTTTCACCAGCCCCAACACTTGAAAGAGTGAAAAAGCTCGAAAACTCGGGCATTATTATGAGCTACCATGCTAAGCTGAATACAAAAGCTCTGGGCTTAGGCGTGACTACATTTGTCAATGTAAAGCTGGCTAAGCATAATAAGGAAAATAATGCACTATTTTTAGGTAAGATTGAGCTTATTCCTGAAGTGATCGAATGTCACCATGTTACAGGTAATAGCCACTATCTGTTGAAAGTAATTACAACTGATATTGAAGAATACCAGAAAATTCTGCTGGACAAACTGAGTGAAATTGAGGAGATTGATGACCTTCAGTCTATGATGGTATTGTCCACACCAAAAGACAGCAAGACTATTCCGATTCCGTAA
- a CDS encoding 1-(5-phosphoribosyl)-5-[(5-phosphoribosylamino)methylideneamino]imidazole-4-carboxamide isomerase, whose amino-acid sequence MIKIIPSISVMNGKCVRILDRDFSKATVYDESPLDVAKRFEDHGIEELHLIDLEGSKKGEVVNYDTLSLLTGHTDLKINFGGGINTDGDMNKAFEFGAEKVTIGSLALTNKELFASWLISYGRNKLCLSADSYKGNVVHNGWQKVENVKLLDHIDYHYQRSVQFVKCADTDKDGKLEGPAIDLYEDILTNYPKIKLMASGGVGSVDDIKKLADIGVYGVIFGKAYYEGKISLKELDTFIAKKV is encoded by the coding sequence ATGATAAAGATTATTCCATCCATTTCGGTGATGAATGGCAAGTGCGTGCGCATTCTTGACCGTGACTTTTCGAAAGCAACTGTTTACGATGAAAGCCCATTGGACGTAGCCAAAAGGTTTGAAGACCATGGTATTGAAGAACTACACCTTATTGATCTGGAAGGCTCTAAGAAAGGTGAAGTGGTGAACTATGATACATTGAGTCTATTGACAGGACATACAGATCTGAAAATTAATTTTGGTGGGGGAATCAACACAGATGGCGACATGAATAAGGCATTTGAGTTTGGTGCTGAAAAAGTGACAATTGGTAGCTTGGCTCTGACCAATAAAGAACTGTTTGCTTCATGGCTGATTTCTTATGGACGTAATAAACTGTGTTTGAGTGCTGACTCATACAAGGGGAATGTTGTTCACAATGGTTGGCAAAAAGTAGAGAATGTAAAGCTGTTAGACCATATCGATTACCACTACCAGAGAAGTGTACAATTTGTAAAATGTGCTGATACTGATAAAGATGGTAAACTGGAAGGTCCAGCCATTGATCTATATGAAGACATCCTTACCAATTATCCAAAAATCAAGTTGATGGCCAGTGGTGGTGTTGGTTCAGTAGATGATATCAAGAAGTTGGCAGATATTGGTGTTTACGGTGTCATCTTCGGAAAGGCTTATTACGAAGGCAAGATTTCACTCAAAGAGCTAGACACTTTTATTGCTAAGAAGGTATAA
- a CDS encoding CAP domain-containing protein: MEMIRRCLFFVLLMLTVTAVKAQSNWSESFYTKYTCANYAKYKPFLAVIDLDNIDYPLLNAALFYETNLQRKRQGIPTLKHLSALEHVAQGHSQDMVEQNFFSHRSTVQGKHSMVDRFKKEGIKFSVCSENIAYNMVYPVENKSFYPPSVNGGYFSFEYKGEPLKVMTYQFFARQMVRQWMNSSGHRKNILDKEANYLGCGTCLMLFSNPDRIPRIYGTQNFCSLLSDSENIE; encoded by the coding sequence ATGGAAATGATTCGACGCTGCCTATTTTTTGTATTGCTTATGCTGACAGTAACTGCGGTTAAAGCGCAAAGTAATTGGAGTGAAAGTTTTTATACTAAATATACATGTGCCAATTACGCTAAGTACAAACCGTTTTTAGCTGTTATAGACTTAGATAATATCGATTACCCGCTGCTGAATGCAGCCTTGTTTTATGAAACCAACCTTCAGCGAAAGAGGCAAGGAATTCCAACCTTGAAACACTTGTCTGCTTTAGAGCATGTAGCACAAGGACATTCTCAGGATATGGTGGAACAAAACTTCTTCAGCCATAGGAGTACTGTCCAAGGTAAGCACAGTATGGTGGATAGGTTTAAAAAAGAAGGTATTAAGTTTTCCGTGTGTAGTGAGAATATTGCCTATAATATGGTCTACCCTGTAGAGAACAAGAGTTTTTACCCTCCATCGGTTAATGGGGGATATTTTAGCTTTGAATACAAGGGAGAACCTCTTAAGGTAATGACTTACCAGTTTTTTGCAAGGCAAATGGTTCGTCAGTGGATGAACTCATCAGGTCATCGGAAAAATATTCTAGATAAGGAAGCCAATTATCTGGGATGCGGAACTTGCCTGATGCTTTTCAGTAACCCAGACCGGATACCGAGGATTTATGGTACTCAGAACTTCTGCAGCTTGTTGAGTGATTCAGAAAATATAGAATGA